CTCCATGGCGCCCTCTTCGGACGCCAGCATGACCGCGGCGACCTTGCCGGTCTCGTCGTCGACCTGGAGCCGCAGCTCGCGGCCCTCGGTCGGAGCAATGAGCAGGGACCCGAGGTCGACCCGGTCGACGGAGTCGGCGATGGTCTCGGCGTCGTACGGACCCGACTCCACCGGAGCGACCGTGTCGTCGGCCCCCTCCGGCGTGGTGTCGTCGGTTGCGGCCTTGCGACGGAACTTCACTGCGAACTCCTGCTTCTGCGTCTGTGCGAGGCGGTCAGGACGGACCGAATCCTCCCGTAGAACCGTAGCCCCCGTCGCCACGGACCGACTCGGGGAGGGCGTCGACCTCGACGAAGCGCGCCCGCTCGTGGCGCTGGATCACGAGCTGGGCGATCCGGTCTCCTCGTTTGAGCTCGACCGAGTCGTGGCGGTCGTGGTTGATCAGCATCACCTTGATCTCGCCGCGGTAGCCCGCGTCGACGGTGCCGGGCGCGTTGACGATCGAGAGGCCGTGCCGCGCGGCGAGGCCGGATCTGGGGTGCACCAGCGCCACGTACCCCTCGGGCAGCGCGATGGAGACACCGGTCGGGACCAGCGCCCGCTCCCCCGGCCCGAGGCTGAGGTCGACGGTGGTCTGGAGGTCGGCGCCGGCGTCGCCGGGATGGGCGTACGACGGCGGGGGCAGGCCGGGGTCCAGCCGCAGCAGGGCCACGTCGAGTTCGGTCACTCGCCCAGCCTAGGCTGGGCGGCGTGGACTACGCCGAACGCCTGCACGTCCCCCTGCGTTGGTGGGTGCAGGGCACGATGCTGGTGGCCAGCCTCTGGCTCGCGGTCGTCGTAGCACTCCCCGCGACCGTCGCCTGGGCCGTCACCGCCGTGGCCATGGTGCTGCTCGCCTGGGGCTTCCTCGCGTACGGCGCGGCACGGGTGTCCGTCACCGGCGGCGAGTTCCGCGCGGGCCGGGCGCACATCGAGACCCGCCACCTCGGCGAGGTCACCACGCTCGACGCCGACCAGACCCGGCGGCTGGCCGGCGCGGAGGCCGACGCCCGCGCCTACCTGCTGCTCCGGCCCTTCCTCAAGCGCGCGGTCCGGGTCGAGATCACCGACCCGGCGGACCGGACGCCGTACTGGCTCGTGCACACCCGCCATCCCGACCGGCTGGCCGCGGCACTGGCCTCCACCCCTGTCGGCGAAGCGACGAACGACCGGTCTCAGTAGGCTGACCGCATGGCATCCGACAAGTCCAAGTTCTGGTCGGTCTTCTCGCTGGTCGCGGCACTCGGTGCCGCCGCCGTGGCGAAGAAGACCCTCAACACGTCGTGGCGCGCCGCCACCGGGAAGAACCCGCCTGCCAACCCTGCCGACCCCGACGTCGATCTGTGGGAGGCCGTGGCCTGGGCCGCCGTCAGTGGCACGGCCATCGCGATCGCCAGGATGCTGGCCACCCGGAAGGCGGCAAACTACTACGCCAAGTCGACCGGCCACCTGCCGCCGGACCTCCGGAAGGACAACCAGGACGCCGACGCCGCCGACGCTCCAACGACCTGAGTCGCACGTAGACGCACGAGGGCCGCAACCCGTTTCGGGTTGCGGCCCTCGTCACGTTCAGGGTCTGTGCCTGGTCAGGCGCAGTCCCGGCAGATCATCTTCTTCTCGTCCGCAAGCTGCGAACGGTGGTGCACGAGGAAGCAGCTCATGCAGGTGAACTCGTCCTCCTGCTTGGGCTTGACCTCGACGGCCAGCTCCTCGTGCGACAGGTCTGCACCGGGCAGCTCGAAGGACTCGGCCGCTTCGGCCTCGTCCTCGTCGACCTTGCCCGAGTTCTTGTCGTGTCGACGAGCCTTCAGCTCCTCGATGCTCTCTTCACTCTGGTCTTCCTCGTTCTTGCGTGGTGCGTCGTAATCAGTCGCCATGTCCCTCGTCCCACTCCCCGACAACCGCTCAGGCGGTCGTCGTCCCATCTCGTCCGTCGGCGCGCCAGATTGTGCACCATCAACGTTGTTGATGCACCACTGGTGTCCGTCGTGACGCGTGAACACCCGGTGACGGAACCCTATTCCCCATCTCCCAACGCCTCGCCGGCGAGGAAGCCGGCCGCCTCCAGGGCTGTGACGAAGTCGTCCCAACCCTCGGCCGGAGCGGCTGTGACGAGGGTCATCTCCGGCCAGCCTGGCAGGCGGGTCCCGAGGACCCCGGGGAGCACGCCGAAGCGGCCTCCGGCCTCGGTCACCACCAGGCTGCCGGCCGACCAGTCCCACGGCTGCGGGCCTTCCTCGACGTACCCGTCGGCACTGCCCTCGGCCACGTGACACAGATCCAGCGCGCACGATCCCATCCGCCGGATGTCGCGCACCTGCGGGAGCAGCCGGGCCACACAGGCTGCCTGGTGGGCTCGCACCTCGGCCAGGTATCCGAACCCCGTCAGCACCAGCCGCTGCGCCACCGGCGGCACCGGCCGCACGCGCAGGGGCTCGCCGTCGCGCGTCGCGCCCGCGCCCTTCGCCGCGGCGTACTCGACTCCGGTGGCGACATTGAGCACGACGCCGGCGACGACCTCGCCCTGCCACTCGGCCGCGATGGAGACGGCGTACTCGGGCAGGCCGTAGAGGTAGTTGACGGTGCCGTCGATCGGGTCGACCACCCAGCGGACCCCACTGGTGCCGGGCCGGTCGTCGGCCTCCTCGCCGAGGATCGCGTCGTCGGGGCGCGCGGCCACGAGCAGGCCGCGGATCAGCTCCTCGCTGGCGCGGTCGGCCTCGGTGACGACATCGACGGCCGACGACTTGGTGTCGGCGACCGAGACTCCGGCTTCGCGCCTCTCGGCGACCAGGACGGCTGCCTGACGTGCGACGTCGAGGGCCAGGTCGCGCAGGTCGGTCGGCTTCGGCGCGCTCATCAGTCGGACCCGCACAGGGCGGGGCGCTGGCCACGCGGGTTGGCGCAGCAGCCCGGCGCGCAGACCTCGCGCCACGGGCCCATCGACCCGACGGCCTGGCGGGTGGCGTCCTCGCCGCGTTCGACGGCGGCGCGCTCTGCGAGCAGGTCGCGCACCATCGCCACGAACCTCGGGTCGATGCCCGGGGTCGCCGCGCGGGCGGCCGGCAGCCCGAGCCGCTTGGCGGTCGCCAGCGCCTCGGTGTCGAGGTCGTAGATGACCTCCATGTGGTCGGAGACGAAGCCCACCGGGATCAGCACCACGGCCGGCACGCCCTGCCCGTCCAGCGCCTCCAGGTGGTCGTTGACGTCGGGCATCAGCCACGGCACCTGCGGCGGGCCGGAGCGAGAGCAGTAGACGAGGTCGTGCGGGTGCCGGCGGCCGGTCTCCTGGCGCATCCGCTCGACCACCTCGGCCGCGACGCTGCCGTGCTGGACGACGTACGCATCGCCGTCGGGGCCGCTGCCCTCGGCCATCGCCACCGGGATCGAGTGGGTCACGAAGACCAGGCGGGCCTGCTCGCGCACCGCGTCGGGCAGCTCGGCTAGCGCGGCCAGGGTGGCGTCGACGACCGGCTCGACGAAGCCGGGGTGGTTGAAGTACTGCCGCAGCCGGTCCAGCCGCGGCGCCCCCGGCACCTCGGCCACGGCGTCGGCGAGGTTCTCCCGGTACTGCCGGCACGAGGAGTACGACGAGTACGCCGACGTGGTCAGCACCGCCGCCCGTCGTACTCCGTCAGCGGTCATCTGGCGCAGCGTGTCGGCGAGGTACGGCGTCCAGTTGCGGTTGCCCCAGTAGACCGGCAGGTCGATCCCGGCACCGGCCAGGTCCTCGCCGATCGCGGCCAGGAGGGCGCGGTTCTGGTCGTTGATCGGCGAGCGACCGCCGAACAGGAAGTAGTGCTCACCGACCTCCTCGAGCCGCTCACGCGGGATGCCTCGACCGCGGGTGACGTTCTCGAGGAACGGCACGACGTCGTCGGGCTTCTCCGGTCCCCCGAACGACAACAGCAGGAGCGCGTCGTACGGCGTGACGTCCAGAGGCATGCCCTCATCGTAAGGAGCAGTCCTCAATTGGTCGGTGACCGGTCGCCCGGCCTAGCGTTCGCCGTGATGTTCGATTCGTACGGCCGGCTGCTTCAGGTGCCCGGCGCCTTCCGCTTCTCCTCTGCCGCCCTGCTCGGCCGCCTGCAGATCTCGATGGTCGGGCTGGGCATCGTGCTGCTCGTCTCCGCGCGCACCGGGTCCTACGGCCTTGCCGGCCTGCTGTCGGCGGCCTACGTCATCGCGGACGCCGCGCTGGCCATCGTGAAGGGCTCGCTGGTCGACCGCGTCGGCCAGGGCAAGGTGCTCGCGACCGGCATCTCGGTCTGGGGCGCGGCCCTGGCCGCGCTGATGCTGACCGTGGAGCTGGAGTGGCCGACGTGGACGCCGTACCTCGCCGCGGTCGTCGCCGGCGCCTTCGTGCCGCAGGTCGGCTCGTCGGTCCGGGCCCGCTGGTCGCACGTGCTGACCGACCGCGGCCAGGTCGGCACGGCGTACGCACTGGAGGCGGTGCTCGACGAGGTCGTCTTCGTCATCGGCCCGATCGTCGTCACTCTCCTCGCCACCCTTTGGCACCCGCTCGCCGGCCTGCTCGTGGCGCTGGTCACCGGCCTGATCGGG
This is a stretch of genomic DNA from Nocardioides sp. InS609-2. It encodes these proteins:
- a CDS encoding DUF4235 domain-containing protein, producing MASDKSKFWSVFSLVAALGAAAVAKKTLNTSWRAATGKNPPANPADPDVDLWEAVAWAAVSGTAIAIARMLATRKAANYYAKSTGHLPPDLRKDNQDADAADAPTT
- the dut gene encoding dUTP diphosphatase produces the protein MTELDVALLRLDPGLPPPSYAHPGDAGADLQTTVDLSLGPGERALVPTGVSIALPEGYVALVHPRSGLAARHGLSIVNAPGTVDAGYRGEIKVMLINHDRHDSVELKRGDRIAQLVIQRHERARFVEVDALPESVRGDGGYGSTGGFGPS
- a CDS encoding DUF3093 domain-containing protein, which codes for MDYAERLHVPLRWWVQGTMLVASLWLAVVVALPATVAWAVTAVAMVLLAWGFLAYGAARVSVTGGEFRAGRAHIETRHLGEVTTLDADQTRRLAGAEADARAYLLLRPFLKRAVRVEITDPADRTPYWLVHTRHPDRLAAALASTPVGEATNDRSQ
- a CDS encoding inositol monophosphatase family protein is translated as MSAPKPTDLRDLALDVARQAAVLVAERREAGVSVADTKSSAVDVVTEADRASEELIRGLLVAARPDDAILGEEADDRPGTSGVRWVVDPIDGTVNYLYGLPEYAVSIAAEWQGEVVAGVVLNVATGVEYAAAKGAGATRDGEPLRVRPVPPVAQRLVLTGFGYLAEVRAHQAACVARLLPQVRDIRRMGSCALDLCHVAEGSADGYVEEGPQPWDWSAGSLVVTEAGGRFGVLPGVLGTRLPGWPEMTLVTAAPAEGWDDFVTALEAAGFLAGEALGDGE
- a CDS encoding DUF4193 domain-containing protein → MATDYDAPRKNEEDQSEESIEELKARRHDKNSGKVDEDEAEAAESFELPGADLSHEELAVEVKPKQEDEFTCMSCFLVHHRSQLADEKKMICRDCA
- a CDS encoding ferrochelatase is translated as MPLDVTPYDALLLLSFGGPEKPDDVVPFLENVTRGRGIPRERLEEVGEHYFLFGGRSPINDQNRALLAAIGEDLAGAGIDLPVYWGNRNWTPYLADTLRQMTADGVRRAAVLTTSAYSSYSSCRQYRENLADAVAEVPGAPRLDRLRQYFNHPGFVEPVVDATLAALAELPDAVREQARLVFVTHSIPVAMAEGSGPDGDAYVVQHGSVAAEVVERMRQETGRRHPHDLVYCSRSGPPQVPWLMPDVNDHLEALDGQGVPAVVLIPVGFVSDHMEVIYDLDTEALATAKRLGLPAARAATPGIDPRFVAMVRDLLAERAAVERGEDATRQAVGSMGPWREVCAPGCCANPRGQRPALCGSD